GCGCCGGAATAAATGGAGAAATTTTTCTACCATCATTCGTATTGCCTTTGGAGTTATCATACTACTTTTACTTTTAAGTTCTGGAATTGGGATGAAGACTTTTTTAAAGGAAGATCAACCAATTGATAATAATTTAATTTCCAATCAGACTACTAATAAGACATCAAATCTGAACTTAACTCGTGAAGAATTGCTCAATAATGTTACAAACTTTTTTAACACTACCTTTGGTTTGAATTTTAATAATTCTCAAGCTACAGGATTCATTAGCCAGGTTTTATCTAATCTAATTTATCTGGTAGATATTTTGGCCAGTTTAGTATTTTTAGTCGGTATTTTTGGAATAACTTATGCTATGGATATGAATCTTCTGGAACGAAGAAGAGAAATAGCTTTACTAAAATTGATGGGCTTTACTACCTTTCAAGTTGCTGCGACTCACTTATTAGAAGCAGCTTTATTGGGTTTTTTAGGTGCTGTGGTGGGAACTATTTTGGGGTCACTGGTTATTTTTGCAGCCACTAATTTTGTTAAAATAATTTCTATTTCAGTTATTTTGCCCTGGTGGCTACCAATATTAGTTATTATGCTCACTGCCATTTTAAGTGCCTTAATTGCTTTATTTTCAGTATGGTTCCACACTAAAAACGATCCAAATGAGGTTTTAAGACATGGATAGATCAGTTTTAGAATTTAAGGATGTTCATAAAGAATATGATGATGCTGAGACGAAACTAATTGCCCTAAGTGAAGTTAATTTTAAAATCAAAAAAAATTCGTTGAATTTAATAAGTGGTCCTGCAGGTTCTGGGAAAACAACATTATTTCATTTAATAATTTTAATGGATCTACCTACTACTGGAGATATTTTTTTAAATAATGAATCTGTTCTGGACTTATCTCTTTCAAAAAGGAGTGTCTTGAGAAGGGAAAAAATAGGGACTATTCTTCGATGGGGAAATCTAATACCATATCTAACTGTTTTGGAAAATATACTGCTTCCCATGATTAATAAAGATGAAAAAAAGGCCATTTATATCATGGAAAGCTTAGAATTTAGTGAAAAAAAAGATATGTTACCTGATGATCTTTCTCACTTTGAAAAACAGAAAACCGCTATGGCCAGGGCAATGGTAAATGAACCTAGTTTAATAGTAGCAGATGAACCTTTTGCTGAGTTAAATAATGAAAAAGCAATTAAATTAATGGAACTATTCCATAAAATAAAGGATGAAACATCTATTATAATTCTATCTGATGATCATGACTCTAATTTTGATAAATATTTAGACTCTTCATTTATCTTAAAAAATGGAAAATTAATAAAAATTAATAGAATCATTGAAAATTCTATTTAAGTGCTCTAAAGTTAACTTCTTATCTGTATCTATTAATTCAATGACATGAATTTTGTATTCAATTCTATTTAAATTAAAATATGACATAATAAACTAAGTATTTCTGATTTTAAATGTGATTTAATTAATCACCAAACCATGCATATGGTCTAGTGATTGATAGCATCTTTTACCTTATCAAAAAAACCCTTATCTGCATTATGAATTTCTTCTCCACTTATGTCTGCGAACTGTTGTAAGAGCTCTTTTTGTTTGGTGCTTAACTTACGCGGAGTAACCACTTTAACTTTAACATAGAGGTTTCCTTTTCCATTCCATCTTAGATGGGGCATGCCTTGACCTTTAAGACGGAAAGTTGTTTCACTTTGAGTCCCGGCGGGTATTTTAAGTTCTACTGGTTTTTCAAGTGTAGGCACATCTACAGAATCTCCTAAAGATGCTTGAACAAAGCTAATAGGTTTTTCATGGTAAATATTGGCCCCATCTCTTTGGAAGATCTTGTGATTTTTTACATGCATCATCACATATAAATCACCTGATGGTCCATTATGGGCACCTATTTCCCCTTCTCCACTAACTCTTAGACGAGAACCAGTTTCCACACCCGGAGGGACTTTAATGTGGATGCTACTGGTTTGTTTAACAATTCCTCGCCCATGACAGTTGTTACATGGGTGTTCTACAATAGTTCCTTCTCCATGACAGTCATGACATGGTCTGATATTTACCATCTGGCCCAGGAATGTGTTGTTCACCTGGCGAATCTGTCCACTTCCTCCACAAGTTTGGCAAGTGGAAGTGCTGGTGCCGGGTTCTGCCCGATTTCCTTCACATACGGGACAGGTTTTGGTATGAGGTACTTGAATATCAGTTTCTAATCCATTAAAAGCATCTTCTAATGTTATTTCCAGGTCGTAGTAAACATCGGCTCCTTTTTGAGGTCCATGTCTTCTATTTCCTCCTCCAAAACCAAACATATCAAATATGTTGTTTACATCGAAACCCCCAAATCCACGGAATATGTCTTCGAAGTTTATATTGTTGAATATGTCTTCTTGGGAGAATCCATTCATTCCAGCATGTCCGTACTGATCATAAGTGCCTCTTTTTTCTTCATCAGAAAGTACACCGTATGCTTCACTGAGTTCTTTAAATTTATCTGATGCTTCTGGATCTTCACTTACATCGGGGTGGTACTTCATGGCCAGTTTTCGGTAGGCCTTTTTAATATCTTTTTTATCGGCTCCTTTTTCTACGCCTAGAACCTCATAATAGTCACGCTTTTCTGCCATTGTATTTTTCACCTTAGGTTAGATTGATGTTGGAATCGTATAATAAAATCAGTATTAATAACTTCATAATGATTCAGGTAATGAATTTTTAAATTATTTTTAAATTCTTAATTTTATAATGAATAAATTAGTGTGAATAGTAATTAAAGTTTATTAAGATTTATAGATTAAATTAAAATTATTTTAAAATATATGTTCTGAAATTATATAATGAACTTATTTAATGAATTTTGATAACAACTGTTGATTTTTTATAAGTAAAAAATAATTGAAGATGATAATAATAGAATTAAGATAAAATCAAGTAAGATTTAATGAATATCACTAATTTTAACTTTTATTTATCAAAATTTCTATTTCTCTTGCTAATTTAATTCTTCAATTATTGACTATTTTTTAACTTCATAGTCGGCATCAATGGTGTCATCGTCAGCATCATTACCTGAATTTCCTTGTTCTGCTCCAGCTTGGTCTTGTTGTTGCTGGGCCTGTTCTTGTTGGGCTTGTTGATAGATGGCTGCACCAATTTCCTGAACTATTTTGGTTAACTCTTCAGTTTTTTCTTTAATGGCAGCAACGTCGTCACCAGTAACTAGTTCTCGAAGTTCTCCCACTAATTTTTCCACGTTTTCCTTTTTATCACCAGGAACTTTGTCTCCCAGTTCTTCCAAGGTTTTCTCTGAGGTGTAGATCATGGAGTCTGCGTTGTTTCTGACTTCAATCTCTTCTTGTTTCTTTTTGTCCTCTTCAGCGTGCATTTCAGCATCTTTAACCTTTTGATCGATTTCTTCCTGGGATAATTTGGTTGAAGCAGTAATGGTTATGGCTTGTTCTTTACCAGTTCCCATATCCTTGGCAGATACATTCATAATACCATTAGCATCTATATCGAAGGTTACTTCAATTTGAGGAACTCCCCTTGGTGCTGGTGGTATTCCCACAAGTTGGAATCGTCCAAGAGTGGTGTTATCATTTGCCATTGGTCTTTCACCTTGCAGGACGTGAATGTCCACAGATGTTTGGCTATCTGCTGCGGTAGAGAATATTTGGCTCTTTTTAGCAGGGATAGTGGTGTTTCTTTCAATTAATTTTGTGGATACGTTACCATAGGTTTCAATTCCTAGAGATAGTGGAGTTACATCTAGTAAAACGAGATCTTTAATCTCACCGGCAAGTACTCCACCCTGGATAGCGGCTCCCATAGCTACACATTCCATAGGATCGATTCCTCTTTCAATGGTTTTTCCAATGAAGTCTTCCACGAATTTTTGAACAACAGGCATCCTGGTTGGTCCCCCTACCAGAATAATCTTGTCCACATCGTTTTTACTCATTTTGGCATCAGAAATAGCTTGTTGCATTGGTCCTGAACACTTTTTGATAATTGGATCAACCAGTTCTTCTAATTTGGCTCTGGTTAAGGTATGAATCAGATTTTTAGGCCCATCTGCAGCCACAGTAATGAATGGTAAGTTAATTTCAGTGGTTAAAGTGGTTGAAAGTTCGATTTTGGCCTTTTCACCAGCTTCTCTTAATCTTTGCACCGCTTGATCATCAAGCATAAGGTCGATTCCAGTTTCTTTCTTGAATTCACTGGCCAGATAATTCATTATGGTGTTATCCATATCGGTTCCACCTAATCTAGTGTCCCCACTGGTGGATTTTACTTCAAATACTCCTCCACCAAATTCCATAATGGTTACATCTAAGGTTCCACCACCAAAATCAAAAACCATGATTTCTAATTCTTCTTCCTGTTCCTTGTCCACACCATAGGCTAAACTGGCTGAAGTAGGTTCATTTACCAGACGAACTACATCCAAACCAGCAATGGTTCCTGCATCCTTGGTAGCAGTCCTCTGATTGTCGTCAAAGTAAGCAGGAACAGTAATCACTGCTTTTTTAACTTCTTCTCCCAGGAATGATTCGGCGTCTTTTTTAATTTTTTGTAAGATGAAAGCAGATATTTCTTGAGGAGTGTATTGTTTTCCGCGAACATTTACCTTGGTACTGGTTCCCATACTTCTTTTAATAGCACTGATAGTATTTTCAGGGTTGGTAACAGCCTGTCTTCTGGCAGGTTCCCCTACCAATCTTTGACCGTCTTCTGTGAAGGCCACATAACTTGGGAAAGCTTTACCATACTGGGAAGCACCTTCAGCACTTGGTATGACTGTTGGTTTTCCTCCAACCAGTACTGCTGCTGCAGAGTTACTTGTTCCTAAATCAATTCCTATAATTTTTTCTTTTTTTGCCATAAATTTCACCTCTAACTCTTTTAAAAATTTATATAAACTTTATTTATTTTTATTTAAAGATTTTGAACTATCAATTGTGTTTTTTAAAAAACTTAATTTACAGTTTTATTTTTTACAGACTTTTACCATGGAATATTTAATTACCTTATCTTTTAAGGCGTATCCTTTGGCTAACTCTTCAATAACCATTCCACTTTCATAATCTTCATTATCTTCGGCCATAAGGGCTTCATGTTTGAATGGATCGAATTTTTCGCCATGGGCTGGGATTTCCACTAGACCTTCTTTTTCCAAAGTGTTTTTGAGTTTGCTGTAAATAATTTCTAGACCATTCCGCAGTTCTTCTGCGGTTTCACACGTATTCAAGGCGCGCTCAAAGTCCTGGTAAACGTCTAGTATCTTTAATATTAACCCTTCATTGGCATAAGCAATGGTCTGGGATTGCTGCTTTTCAGTGTGTTTTTTGTAATTTTCAAAATCAGCCTGCAGGCGCTGCATGTGAGATACATATTCTGCTATCTTTTCGTCTTTTTCGTCCAAGTCTTTTTCTTTTTCTGAGAGGGTTTCTTCCACTTCTTCCAGTTTATCAAGAGCTTCTTGAAGTGACGTTTCTTTCTCATCAAGCAGGGACTTTTTTTTCTTTAGCTCTTCTTCGAGCTTTTTAAATTCATCGTCTCCACACATTAGTTCACCTTTCACTTGATTAAATATTATTAAAGAAAATATATTAATTCAATATTAATTTTAATCTTTAATCATTCTTTAATTCAAATTATATTTGTTAATAAACATTATTTCTTGAAAATTCATTTAATCAGTTCGTGTATAACAAATAATCTTCATGAAATTTTCATATTAATTATATGCTGGTTACTTATTAAAGTTACCAAAGGTTATACAATTGCAACCCTAATTGATTATAGTTACAAAAGGTTATATAAACCTTTCTACAATAGTTATATTGATGACTCAAAATTCATTTGATAATACGGACATAGAGGCCATACTGGATGTTATGGGATGCCGTACCCGACGCGAAATCATTAATCTTCTTAGAGAAGAACCTAGATTCGTGAGTCAAATTTCTAAAGAACTTGAAATTGGTCAAAAAGCTATAATTGAGCATTTAAGGGCAATGGAAGAGTTAGGATTACTGAGATCTTCATTTAAAAAAATTGAGCGGGGACGGCCCAGAAAATATTATGACATGCCCCAGGACATCACAGTAAATATCATCATTAATCAAAATACTTTCCAAGTAGATATCACCGAAGAAGCATTAGGTAGAAAACAACTTCCTTCAGGGGATGAGTGGTCCAAACTGATTAATATAGAACAGAGAATAATAAGTGGTCAATGGGAAGCCATAGATGAATTAAAATCACTCATAAGATTGTATGGTACTCTTAAAGAGAGAGCAGAACAATTCCTGGAAGATATTGAAATATCAACCAAGGAATAGTCGCTTCAATCATTTTTTTCTTTCTTTTTATTATTTTTTAATTTATTTAATTCAATATTTATCACAAATTAATTTATCTAAGTTTCATTAAAAAAGACCAAAACAAAAAGAAGCTTAATTAGATATGAATTATATGCTTAGAAGATAATTAAATAAAAAAATATTTAAAATAATGTTTATTTATATTTAATAGCAGCAATGGCGGCCTGACCCAGTGATACAGAACCATCACCTGCACAGGAATTTTTGTGCTGCACAAAACGATATTCCTGATTTTCTACGTAATCTTTAATGGCTAAACTTATAGCTTCATTGTAGAAAACTCCTCCTGTTCCACCAATAACGTCCAAACCTTTTTTATCTGCAGATTTAATGGCCAAAGCAGCCATACCTTCAGCTAGAGTTCTTTGAGCGGCCTGTGCAATATCTGGAACAGATTCCTCACTTTGAATATTTTCCATAACTTCTTTTAAAATCAAGGATGTATCTAAAACATCTCTACCATCATGTTTTTTAATTTCAAAGGACATATCCAGATTTTTTGTACTTTTATAGGCCACAGACTCCAGTTTCATGGAGCATTCTCCTTCATAGGTGCGTTCACCACAGATATGCAATGCTGCAGCAAAAGCATCTAGCACACGCCCTGTACTGGTGCTAACTCCCACATTGACATCACGTTCTAATTGCTGTAGTACCAGATCTATTTCAGTCTGGGCACGAGGGAAATAGGCCAGATAATTATTAATTAATAATTCTCGAAGTGAGGATGGTTCATAATATTCCTGCAACATGGAAACCAGCATCCTTGCTGGATACTTAGTACATAAATCTCCACCCGCCATTTTTTGTGGCATTAAACTTGACATTCTTTTATATTCTGCACCATTGATGTGTA
This genomic window from Methanobacteriales archaeon HGW-Methanobacteriales-1 contains:
- a CDS encoding transcriptional regulator, producing the protein MTQNSFDNTDIEAILDVMGCRTRREIINLLREEPRFVSQISKELEIGQKAIIEHLRAMEELGLLRSSFKKIERGRPRKYYDMPQDITVNIIINQNTFQVDITEEALGRKQLPSGDEWSKLINIEQRIISGQWEAIDELKSLIRLYGTLKERAEQFLEDIEISTKE
- the dnaJ gene encoding molecular chaperone DnaJ; translated protein: MAEKRDYYEVLGVEKGADKKDIKKAYRKLAMKYHPDVSEDPEASDKFKELSEAYGVLSDEEKRGTYDQYGHAGMNGFSQEDIFNNINFEDIFRGFGGFDVNNIFDMFGFGGGNRRHGPQKGADVYYDLEITLEDAFNGLETDIQVPHTKTCPVCEGNRAEPGTSTSTCQTCGGSGQIRQVNNTFLGQMVNIRPCHDCHGEGTIVEHPCNNCHGRGIVKQTSSIHIKVPPGVETGSRLRVSGEGEIGAHNGPSGDLYVMMHVKNHKIFQRDGANIYHEKPISFVQASLGDSVDVPTLEKPVELKIPAGTQSETTFRLKGQGMPHLRWNGKGNLYVKVKVVTPRKLSTKQKELLQQFADISGEEIHNADKGFFDKVKDAINH
- the dnaK gene encoding molecular chaperone DnaK; translated protein: MAKKEKIIGIDLGTSNSAAAVLVGGKPTVIPSAEGASQYGKAFPSYVAFTEDGQRLVGEPARRQAVTNPENTISAIKRSMGTSTKVNVRGKQYTPQEISAFILQKIKKDAESFLGEEVKKAVITVPAYFDDNQRTATKDAGTIAGLDVVRLVNEPTSASLAYGVDKEQEEELEIMVFDFGGGTLDVTIMEFGGGVFEVKSTSGDTRLGGTDMDNTIMNYLASEFKKETGIDLMLDDQAVQRLREAGEKAKIELSTTLTTEINLPFITVAADGPKNLIHTLTRAKLEELVDPIIKKCSGPMQQAISDAKMSKNDVDKIILVGGPTRMPVVQKFVEDFIGKTIERGIDPMECVAMGAAIQGGVLAGEIKDLVLLDVTPLSLGIETYGNVSTKLIERNTTIPAKKSQIFSTAADSQTSVDIHVLQGERPMANDNTTLGRFQLVGIPPAPRGVPQIEVTFDIDANGIMNVSAKDMGTGKEQAITITASTKLSQEEIDQKVKDAEMHAEEDKKKQEEIEVRNNADSMIYTSEKTLEELGDKVPGDKKENVEKLVGELRELVTGDDVAAIKEKTEELTKIVQEIGAAIYQQAQQEQAQQQQDQAGAEQGNSGNDADDDTIDADYEVKK
- a CDS encoding nucleotide exchange factor GrpE, translated to MCGDDEFKKLEEELKKKKSLLDEKETSLQEALDKLEEVEETLSEKEKDLDEKDEKIAEYVSHMQRLQADFENYKKHTEKQQSQTIAYANEGLILKILDVYQDFERALNTCETAEELRNGLEIIYSKLKNTLEKEGLVEIPAHGEKFDPFKHEALMAEDNEDYESGMVIEELAKGYALKDKVIKYSMVKVCKK